The following DNA comes from Geminocystis sp. M7585_C2015_104.
TTCTTCCTCCACAGTTTTGTTTTCCAATTCCTGAAGCATTGTCACAAAGTCTTGGATGCTGGTAAAATTCTTGTAGACGGAGGCGAAACGGATATAGGCCACCGGGGAAATATTACTAAGATGAGCCAGGACGAGGTCGCCGATTTCCTTGCTGGTGATCACCCGGGGTCGTTTTTGTTCTATTTCCGACTCTATTTTTTCCACTACCCTTTCTAGTGTTTCTAGCTTAACCCCTGTTTTTTCACAGGCCCTTACTAGTCCCCTTAGGATCTTAGTA
Coding sequences within:
- the nrdR gene encoding transcriptional repressor NrdR — translated: MECPSCHYSQTRVIESRTTDKGKSVRRRRECLRCHYRFTTYERIEFVPITVIKKDGSTESFDRTKILRGLVRACEKTGVKLETLERVVEKIESEIEQKRPRVITSKEIGDLVLAHLSNISPVAYIRFASVYKNFTSIQDFVTMLQELENKTVEEENEKNSLTVEVSVQNNQKIPKNL